A part of Streptomyces sp. NBC_01235 genomic DNA contains:
- a CDS encoding aldehyde dehydrogenase family protein — protein sequence MLEHKNFYIDGAWCQASGDETTEVVNPATEQVIATVPAASAKDVDAAVAAARAALPGWSRTTPAERKAFLDRLHQGLVERADEIAATITAEMGAPRQLSQTVQAGLPIAVAESYARLLETYEFEERIATSLVVKEPVGVVAAITPWNYPLHQVVAKVAAALAAGCTVVLKPSEVTPLNAYLLAEIVDSIELPAGVFNLVPGIGSVAGEALVAHPGVDMVSFTGSTRAGKRIGELAAATVKKVALELGGKSANIILPDADLDSAVRDGVANVLSNSGQTCTAWTRMLVHRDAYERAVELAREAAESTVVGDPADERTQVGPVASAAQRDRVRAYIVDAVGQGARLVTGGVEPPAGLLTGYYVRPTVFADVTEDMTIAQEEIFGPVIVLMAYGDEEDALRIANNSLYGLSGAVFSASEERAVAFARGLDTGMVHINGARLNLLAPFGGYKQSGNGRELGVHGLEEFLQPKALQLPAPTGTERTAP from the coding sequence GTGCTCGAACACAAGAACTTCTACATCGACGGCGCCTGGTGTCAGGCCTCCGGCGACGAGACGACCGAGGTGGTCAACCCGGCCACCGAGCAGGTCATCGCCACCGTGCCGGCCGCCTCCGCGAAGGACGTCGACGCGGCCGTCGCCGCCGCCCGCGCGGCGCTGCCCGGCTGGTCCCGCACCACCCCCGCCGAACGCAAGGCCTTCCTGGACCGGCTCCACCAGGGCCTGGTGGAGCGCGCCGACGAGATCGCCGCGACCATCACCGCGGAGATGGGCGCGCCGCGACAGCTGTCCCAGACGGTCCAGGCGGGGCTGCCGATCGCGGTCGCCGAGTCGTATGCCCGGCTGCTGGAGACGTACGAGTTCGAGGAGCGCATCGCCACCTCGCTCGTCGTCAAGGAGCCGGTCGGCGTCGTCGCCGCCATCACCCCCTGGAACTACCCGCTGCACCAGGTCGTCGCCAAGGTGGCGGCCGCCCTGGCCGCAGGCTGCACCGTCGTGCTCAAGCCGTCCGAGGTGACCCCGCTCAACGCCTACCTCCTCGCCGAGATCGTCGACTCCATCGAACTCCCCGCCGGCGTCTTCAACCTCGTGCCCGGCATCGGCTCCGTCGCCGGTGAGGCACTGGTCGCCCATCCAGGCGTCGACATGGTCTCCTTCACCGGATCGACCCGAGCCGGAAAACGCATCGGCGAACTCGCCGCGGCCACCGTCAAGAAGGTCGCACTCGAACTCGGCGGCAAGTCCGCCAACATCATCCTCCCCGACGCCGACCTGGACTCCGCGGTCCGCGACGGGGTGGCCAACGTCCTGAGCAACTCGGGCCAGACCTGCACGGCGTGGACCCGGATGCTCGTGCACCGCGATGCCTACGAGCGCGCGGTGGAACTGGCCAGGGAGGCGGCCGAGAGCACGGTCGTGGGCGATCCCGCCGACGAGCGGACCCAGGTCGGCCCCGTCGCCTCGGCGGCCCAGCGCGACCGGGTGCGCGCGTACATCGTCGACGCCGTCGGCCAGGGTGCCCGGCTGGTGACCGGCGGTGTCGAGCCCCCGGCCGGCCTGCTCACCGGCTACTACGTGCGCCCCACGGTCTTCGCCGATGTCACCGAGGACATGACCATCGCCCAGGAGGAGATCTTCGGCCCGGTCATCGTCCTCATGGCATACGGGGACGAGGAGGACGCCCTGCGGATCGCGAACAACTCCCTGTACGGACTGTCCGGCGCGGTGTTCTCGGCCAGCGAGGAACGTGCCGTCGCCTTCGCCCGTGGCCTGGACACCGGCATGGTCCACATCAACGGCGCACGCTTGAACCTGCTCGCCCCATTCGGCGGCTACAAGCAGTCCGGCAACGGCCGTGAACTGGGCGTCCACGGCCTGGAGGAGTTCCTCCAGCCGAAGGCACTGCAGCTCCCGGCACCGACGGGCACCGAAAGGACGGCGCCATGA
- a CDS encoding aldehyde dehydrogenase — translation MTDHTAATAAPSRSERFPAGMDRDYLMLIDGEWVPASGGETFSCLDPYENRSWGRVPAATAEDVDRAVRAARRAFDEDGWSRTPAALRAGLLRKLADLIEEHAEELAFIQIHENGKLISEMLPGARALAAHARYVAGLAENHHGSTLSAHPGFTAYTVPEPVGVVAAITPWNSPLTLLSWKLFPALAAGCTLVIKPSEVTPTSTLRLAELCEEAGFPKGVVNVVTGFGQPTGAALTGHPGVDKIAFTGSTAAGKAMLNAAAPRIGRVTLELGGKSPNIVFADADLDNAVHGVMGGIFAATGQTCMAGSRVLVEDSVYDEFVDALSAAADKLVLGDPLDPATDVGPLACRNQFDKVLDYIDIGQSEGARLAAGGVRDASTTELARGLFVRPTVFSGVDNSSRLAQEEIFGPVAGVVRFSGEDDAARLANDIDFGLAAAVWTGDIGRAHRMVKRLRAGTVWVNAYRVVHYAVPFGGFKQSGIGRELGPDALDDYTETKSVWIDEGNPQMFGRH, via the coding sequence ATGACGGACCACACGGCGGCCACGGCGGCCCCCTCGCGCTCGGAGCGCTTCCCGGCCGGGATGGACCGCGACTACCTGATGCTCATCGACGGCGAGTGGGTACCCGCCTCCGGCGGCGAGACCTTCTCCTGCCTCGACCCGTACGAGAACCGTTCCTGGGGTCGCGTCCCCGCCGCCACCGCGGAGGACGTCGACCGGGCCGTACGTGCGGCCAGGCGGGCCTTCGACGAGGACGGCTGGTCACGCACCCCCGCCGCGCTGCGCGCAGGCCTGCTGCGCAAGCTCGCCGACCTCATCGAGGAGCACGCCGAGGAACTGGCCTTCATCCAGATCCACGAGAACGGCAAACTCATCAGCGAGATGCTGCCCGGAGCACGGGCGCTGGCGGCCCACGCCCGCTACGTGGCGGGGCTCGCGGAGAACCACCACGGCTCCACCCTTTCCGCCCACCCCGGCTTCACCGCATACACCGTGCCTGAGCCAGTCGGCGTCGTCGCGGCGATCACCCCGTGGAACTCGCCGCTGACCCTGCTGTCGTGGAAGCTGTTTCCCGCGCTCGCGGCCGGGTGCACGCTCGTCATCAAGCCGTCCGAGGTGACTCCCACCTCCACCCTGCGCCTCGCCGAACTGTGTGAGGAGGCCGGCTTCCCCAAGGGCGTCGTCAACGTCGTCACCGGCTTCGGGCAGCCGACCGGCGCCGCGCTGACAGGACACCCCGGCGTGGACAAGATCGCGTTCACCGGATCGACCGCGGCGGGCAAGGCCATGCTCAACGCCGCCGCACCCCGCATCGGGCGGGTCACCCTGGAACTCGGCGGAAAGTCACCCAACATCGTCTTCGCCGACGCCGATCTCGACAACGCCGTGCACGGAGTCATGGGCGGCATCTTCGCGGCGACCGGTCAGACCTGCATGGCAGGCTCCCGGGTCCTGGTCGAGGACAGCGTGTACGACGAGTTCGTCGACGCCCTGTCGGCGGCCGCGGACAAGCTGGTCCTGGGCGACCCGCTCGACCCGGCGACCGACGTGGGCCCGCTCGCCTGCCGCAACCAGTTCGACAAGGTCCTCGACTACATCGACATCGGGCAGTCCGAAGGGGCGCGCCTGGCCGCGGGCGGTGTCCGGGACGCCTCCACCACGGAGCTGGCCCGCGGCCTCTTCGTCCGGCCCACCGTCTTCTCCGGCGTCGACAACTCCTCACGGCTCGCCCAGGAGGAGATCTTCGGGCCCGTGGCCGGCGTCGTGCGGTTCAGCGGCGAGGACGACGCGGCCCGGCTCGCCAACGACATCGATTTCGGTCTCGCCGCTGCCGTGTGGACGGGGGACATCGGCCGCGCCCACCGCATGGTCAAGCGGCTGCGCGCCGGCACGGTCTGGGTCAACGCCTACCGCGTCGTCCACTACGCCGTGCCGTTCGGCGGGTTCAAGCAGAGCGGCATCGGCCGCGAACTGGGCCCCGACGCGCTCGACGACTACACCGAGACCAAGTCCGTCTGGATCGACGAGGGCAACCCGCAGATGTTCGGCCGCCACTGA
- a CDS encoding NAD(P)/FAD-dependent oxidoreductase: protein MNIEPSATDRIVVVGGGQAGADFVASLRMAGHQGPVTLVGEEPGYPYARPPLSKAYLSGKATAEDLHIRPPAMYEQQGIDLRTGTRVTAIDRTARHVILADGERLPYAHLVLATGGRARRLPAPGLDDAPNVHYLRTLADVTAMRHRFVPGARLVVVGGGYVGLEVAAVARQLGLEVTVLEALPRVLARVTAPQVSAFYQRVHAEEGVDIRVDTAVTGFAFAPDGSVAAVELKSGERIDADIVLVGIGLVPNTELAEQAGLAVDNGIVVDEHCRTEDPAVLAIGDCTSHPCGEHGGRRRLESVPNASEQARVAAATVTGNPQPYTAIPWFWSDQYDVKLQTTGLSTGYDDVVIRGTAEAGRSFAAFYLKDGQVRAADVVCSPRDFTAARKLVAARAQVAPEALQDLSVPLKQLL, encoded by the coding sequence ATGAACATCGAACCCAGTGCGACCGACCGTATCGTCGTGGTCGGCGGCGGTCAGGCCGGCGCGGACTTCGTCGCCTCCCTGCGCATGGCCGGCCACCAGGGGCCTGTGACCCTCGTCGGCGAGGAACCCGGCTACCCCTACGCCCGCCCGCCGCTGTCCAAGGCGTACCTGTCCGGCAAGGCCACAGCCGAGGACCTGCACATCCGGCCGCCCGCCATGTACGAGCAGCAGGGCATCGACCTGCGCACCGGCACCCGGGTGACCGCGATCGACCGGACCGCCCGCCACGTGATCCTCGCGGATGGTGAGCGGCTGCCGTACGCGCACCTGGTGCTCGCCACCGGCGGGCGCGCGCGCAGACTGCCCGCCCCTGGACTCGACGACGCGCCCAACGTCCACTACCTCAGAACCCTCGCCGACGTGACCGCCATGCGGCACCGCTTCGTGCCGGGCGCCCGCCTCGTCGTCGTCGGCGGCGGTTACGTCGGGCTCGAAGTGGCCGCCGTCGCCCGACAGCTCGGTCTGGAGGTGACGGTCCTGGAAGCGCTGCCCCGCGTCCTGGCCCGGGTGACCGCGCCGCAGGTCTCCGCGTTCTACCAGCGGGTGCACGCGGAGGAGGGCGTGGACATCCGCGTCGACACCGCGGTGACCGGCTTCGCCTTCGCCCCTGACGGCTCGGTGGCCGCCGTGGAACTCAAGAGCGGCGAGCGGATCGACGCTGACATCGTCCTCGTCGGCATCGGACTGGTCCCCAACACCGAACTCGCCGAGCAGGCCGGGCTCGCCGTCGACAACGGAATCGTCGTGGACGAGCACTGCCGTACCGAGGACCCCGCCGTCCTTGCCATAGGCGACTGCACCAGCCACCCCTGCGGCGAGCACGGCGGACGCCGCAGACTGGAGTCGGTGCCCAACGCCTCCGAACAGGCCAGGGTCGCCGCCGCCACCGTGACCGGAAACCCTCAGCCGTACACCGCCATCCCGTGGTTCTGGTCCGACCAGTACGACGTCAAGCTCCAGACCACAGGGCTGTCCACCGGATACGACGACGTCGTCATCCGCGGCACTGCCGAGGCCGGGCGGTCGTTCGCGGCCTTCTACCTCAAGGACGGCCAGGTCCGCGCCGCGGACGTGGTCTGCAGCCCCCGGGACTTCACCGCCGCCAGAAAGCTGGTCGCGGCCCGCGCCCAGGTCGCCCCGGAAGCGCTCCAGGACCTGTCGGTCCCCCTCAAGCAACTGCTCTGA
- a CDS encoding 2Fe-2S iron-sulfur cluster-binding protein yields MPRVVFVRPDGTKQEADAADGASVMQAATANLVPGIVAECGGELSCATCHVFVDEQWLGALPARSEDEEEMLEATSEEPTDASRLCCQITLDASLDGIVVHIPKTQK; encoded by the coding sequence ATGCCCCGTGTCGTATTCGTCCGTCCGGACGGCACCAAGCAGGAGGCCGACGCCGCCGACGGAGCCTCTGTCATGCAGGCCGCCACTGCCAATCTGGTACCCGGAATCGTCGCCGAATGCGGTGGCGAGCTGTCCTGCGCCACCTGTCACGTCTTCGTGGACGAGCAGTGGCTCGGGGCGCTGCCCGCGCGGTCGGAGGACGAGGAGGAGATGCTGGAGGCGACCTCCGAGGAACCCACCGACGCCAGCCGGCTGTGCTGCCAGATCACGCTGGACGCCTCGCTGGACGGCATCGTCGTGCACATCCCGAAGACCCAGAAGTAG
- a CDS encoding CaiB/BaiF CoA-transferase family protein: MSGQRTFRAVEVTESVAGAACGRLFAALGHDVLLCEPPTGTPLRAREFTFAALGAGKRSTVLRPEQLAAHETSLLATADVLITDLTPAAAAAEGLDFDQLRQRFPQLVTVSLTAFGLTGAYAESVGDSLLAEAYGGLATMIGEPDRRPLSLGGEQSAHAAAFVGLYGAMLALRHRDRTGRGDVVEVALSDVAAYMDWKSDVLHDHGGGVPKRAGSSQGGWRVVRAKDGWVGVIFSAHQWPALVELFGDPRLNAPGLDDPEQRAQRSQEWWAVIAEAAASREAVELYTEAQRLGLPFGHAADAESLMADQQLRTRGFVLPPGMRRRDTPVVDPPWTVPGAPSSTVAAPRLGDDGGSFTAGPRPAAVRTPRASVAAQHRDAAPLDGLVVLDFGTITAGAATSRLLADYGATVVKIESQGRPDPFRAWVMPGSADKAAGTQAPASPMFASNNAGKRGLSLDLKTEHGRAVAHRLIRRADVLVENFRVGVTARMGIDYATAHRLNPDLVYLSLSSQGVFGPEASYGSFGSTLDLLSGLAAVTGYPGERPMWSGGDVNYPDQVVSFVGAALVADAVTSGRRGIHLDVSQREAVAWTLADQLGEYVWTGRMPAPDGNRRPGAAPHDTYPTAEPDGWLAIACTSAGHRRALAEVITALPGHEPEDWWLNHQDTVDATISEWTARHPRDKAVAKLRRAGVPAVPVNTAADRARDPRYRERRAALRVPEWLKGFPMILHGHMPPDPAPAPTLGDNAAHLDDGSLDALLGSVDRPSFTH, translated from the coding sequence ATGTCCGGGCAGCGCACCTTCCGGGCGGTCGAGGTCACCGAGTCGGTCGCGGGAGCGGCATGCGGACGCCTGTTCGCCGCCCTCGGCCACGACGTCCTGCTGTGCGAACCGCCCACCGGCACGCCGCTGCGGGCAAGGGAGTTCACCTTCGCGGCCCTGGGCGCCGGCAAGCGCAGCACCGTCCTGCGCCCCGAGCAACTGGCCGCCCACGAGACGAGCCTGCTCGCCACGGCAGACGTCCTGATCACCGATCTCACGCCGGCCGCGGCCGCCGCCGAAGGCCTGGATTTCGACCAGCTCCGGCAACGGTTCCCCCAACTGGTCACCGTCTCGCTCACCGCATTCGGGCTGACCGGAGCGTACGCCGAGAGCGTCGGCGACAGCCTCCTGGCGGAGGCGTACGGCGGACTGGCCACCATGATCGGTGAGCCGGACCGGCGCCCGCTCAGCCTCGGCGGCGAACAGAGCGCCCACGCAGCCGCCTTCGTCGGCCTGTACGGCGCCATGCTCGCCCTGCGCCACCGCGACCGCACGGGACGCGGAGACGTCGTCGAGGTCGCCCTGAGCGACGTCGCCGCCTATATGGACTGGAAGAGCGACGTCCTGCACGACCACGGCGGCGGTGTCCCCAAACGCGCCGGATCCTCGCAGGGCGGCTGGCGCGTGGTGCGCGCCAAGGACGGCTGGGTCGGAGTCATCTTCTCCGCACACCAATGGCCCGCCCTCGTCGAACTCTTCGGCGACCCCCGCCTGAACGCGCCCGGCCTCGACGACCCCGAGCAGCGTGCCCAGCGCTCGCAGGAGTGGTGGGCCGTGATCGCGGAGGCGGCGGCAAGCCGTGAGGCCGTGGAGCTGTACACCGAGGCGCAGCGCCTCGGACTGCCCTTCGGCCATGCTGCCGACGCCGAGAGCCTGATGGCCGACCAACAGCTCCGCACCCGGGGCTTCGTCCTTCCGCCCGGTATGCGCCGCAGGGACACACCTGTGGTCGACCCTCCGTGGACCGTGCCTGGAGCGCCGTCATCAACGGTCGCGGCACCCCGGTTGGGCGACGACGGTGGCAGTTTCACGGCCGGGCCACGACCGGCGGCGGTCCGCACGCCGCGCGCGAGCGTGGCCGCGCAGCACAGGGACGCGGCGCCCCTGGACGGTCTGGTCGTCCTCGACTTCGGCACCATCACAGCCGGGGCGGCCACGAGCCGACTGCTCGCCGACTACGGCGCGACTGTGGTCAAGATCGAGTCGCAGGGCCGCCCGGATCCTTTCCGGGCGTGGGTGATGCCGGGCAGCGCCGACAAGGCGGCCGGGACACAGGCACCGGCCTCCCCGATGTTCGCCTCCAACAACGCCGGCAAGCGCGGTCTGAGCCTCGATCTGAAGACCGAACACGGCCGGGCCGTCGCCCACCGACTCATCCGCAGGGCGGATGTCCTGGTCGAGAACTTCCGGGTAGGCGTCACCGCCCGCATGGGCATCGACTACGCCACCGCCCACCGGCTCAACCCCGACCTGGTCTACCTGTCCCTGTCGAGTCAGGGCGTCTTCGGACCGGAGGCCTCGTACGGCTCCTTCGGTTCGACCCTGGACCTGCTCTCCGGCCTCGCGGCCGTCACCGGTTACCCGGGGGAGCGGCCCATGTGGTCGGGCGGCGACGTCAACTACCCGGACCAGGTGGTGTCCTTCGTCGGTGCCGCGCTGGTCGCGGACGCCGTCACCAGCGGCCGACGCGGCATCCACCTGGACGTCTCGCAGCGGGAGGCCGTCGCCTGGACCCTGGCCGATCAGCTCGGCGAGTACGTCTGGACGGGGCGCATGCCCGCACCGGACGGCAACCGCCGCCCCGGCGCCGCCCCGCACGACACCTACCCCACCGCGGAGCCCGACGGCTGGCTGGCGATCGCCTGCACCAGCGCCGGACACCGGCGGGCGCTGGCCGAAGTGATCACCGCACTGCCCGGCCACGAGCCGGAGGACTGGTGGCTGAACCACCAGGACACCGTCGACGCGACCATCTCGGAGTGGACGGCCCGGCACCCCCGTGACAAGGCCGTGGCGAAACTCCGCCGCGCCGGTGTCCCAGCCGTGCCCGTTAACACGGCCGCCGACCGTGCCAGGGACCCTCGCTACCGCGAGCGCCGCGCGGCGCTGCGCGTCCCGGAGTGGCTGAAGGGATTCCCCATGATCCTGCACGGCCACATGCCGCCCGACCCTGCTCCCGCACCCACCCTGGGCGACAACGCCGCGCACCTGGACGACGGCTCCCTCGACGCGCTCCTCGGCAGCGTTGACCGACCGTCGTTCACCCACTGA
- a CDS encoding enoyl-CoA hydratase/isomerase family protein, with the protein MSATTASASPAETEQVVLVEHLAGGVSRITFNRPHKRNAMNRAARVGIVRALDECRGRSKVIVMTGNGSAFCAGVDLKEGDVSTGDAELDRRSEWAAVQEEIRNHPAVVIAAVNGTALGGGSTLINVADLAIAAHEAQIGMPEIGFGLYPTLAGPAAQLRLKPKHAAWLVLTAERIDGTTAAEWGLVNLAVPLEELDAAVTALAERVASFDATALEWSKKALWKIPGEISQWTEAIAYGHEIADELRGRSTALAEGLDRFRSGERNPGQG; encoded by the coding sequence ATGAGCGCGACGACCGCCTCCGCCTCCCCTGCGGAAACCGAACAGGTCGTCCTCGTCGAGCACTTGGCGGGCGGCGTCTCCCGCATCACCTTCAACCGCCCTCACAAGCGCAACGCCATGAACCGCGCGGCACGTGTCGGGATCGTGCGCGCTCTGGACGAGTGCCGCGGCCGCTCCAAGGTCATCGTGATGACCGGCAACGGTTCCGCCTTCTGCGCCGGTGTCGACCTCAAAGAGGGCGACGTCAGCACCGGGGACGCGGAACTCGACCGGCGCAGCGAGTGGGCGGCCGTGCAGGAGGAGATCCGCAATCACCCCGCCGTCGTCATCGCCGCCGTCAACGGCACCGCCCTCGGCGGCGGTTCCACCCTGATCAACGTCGCCGACTTGGCCATCGCGGCCCACGAGGCGCAGATCGGCATGCCGGAGATCGGCTTCGGCCTCTATCCGACCCTCGCCGGGCCCGCCGCCCAACTGCGGCTCAAGCCCAAGCACGCGGCCTGGCTGGTGCTCACCGCCGAACGCATCGATGGCACCACCGCGGCCGAGTGGGGGCTGGTCAACCTGGCCGTTCCTCTGGAGGAACTCGACGCTGCGGTCACCGCCCTCGCCGAACGCGTCGCTTCCTTCGACGCGACCGCGTTGGAATGGTCGAAGAAGGCCCTGTGGAAGATCCCCGGCGAGATCTCCCAGTGGACCGAGGCCATCGCCTACGGGCATGAGATCGCCGATGAACTCCGCGGCCGCAGCACCGCTCTGGCCGAGGGCCTCGACCGGTTCCGGTCGGGCGAGCGCAACCCGGGGCAGGGCTGA
- a CDS encoding Zn-ribbon domain-containing OB-fold protein, translated as MDNKKLIEMLPPVTDANRDFWEGALAGELRLQYGDSGIPRYPEAPVDPVTLAADFEWRAASGRATLWSWIVMHQKYFPAFADEVPYLVAFVQLEEGPYVMTTLVDPPENLQCGMPLEVVFDQIGEDRAIPKFKVVSA; from the coding sequence ATGGACAACAAGAAACTCATCGAGATGCTCCCGCCGGTCACGGACGCCAACCGCGACTTCTGGGAGGGAGCCCTCGCCGGTGAACTCCGCCTCCAGTACGGCGACTCCGGCATCCCCCGCTACCCCGAGGCGCCGGTCGACCCGGTGACCCTCGCCGCGGACTTCGAATGGCGTGCGGCCAGCGGCAGGGCCACCTTGTGGTCCTGGATCGTCATGCACCAGAAGTACTTTCCCGCCTTCGCCGACGAGGTCCCCTACCTGGTGGCCTTCGTGCAGCTGGAGGAGGGGCCGTACGTGATGACCACCCTCGTGGACCCGCCGGAGAACCTGCAGTGCGGCATGCCGCTGGAGGTCGTCTTCGATCAGATAGGCGAGGACCGGGCCATCCCGAAGTTCAAGGTGGTGTCGGCATGA